The genomic window TAAGACACAATGAGTTATATTTATTTTAGATATATATTTTTTGAATTTGAAAAATAATATCATATTTAATAGCAACAAATTAAATAATCAACTTAATGTTAATATAACACTATGCTATAAAAAATTAAGTTAATTTAAGTGATGTAATTTTTGCAAATTTTAACTAGCTGCTATTATAAGAATTAGTTAAATAATTGCGAATGAAAATGTGCATTACACTCCTATCTTATCATCAAATGGTGAATTTTACTTGATTGTCGTTATGGCTATAGATTGCACTTATTTTAAAAAGATCCTATTTAGGAAATTTAATAAAGGAAAAGAGTAAAATAGTGTTAGAAATCTTATTTAATCGTATCATCATACGCTATATTGTGTTAGTCAGTAACAAAAAATAAATGGCAAAAAATAGCGGCACTAAAGATAAATAATGTTTCGTCGAGTGCCGTAAATTATTTACTTTATTAAATACCAGGGATAACTTTTAGATAATCGGCATTGGTTTGAAAGTACTTGTCGTTAAAAAATGTTAAAAATGAAATTTATGAAAAATATTTTTTTATGTAACCATACAGGTTTAACAAAAAGTATCGTAAAGCTGTCTGATAAAAAATTATCAAAATATTTGGCAGAGATGGTATATAAACTCAATTATTTTTTAAACAAAAAAACATTTTGTTAATATGTTCGCGGTTGGAGGTGAGCTGCTCTCTTCTTAATTTACGCTAAAGGATGAATAGCTATTATTGATATTGTATATATAAAGGTTTTGGTTCTAAATTAAGAATTTCTTGCTTAGAAAGCAGTCTGTGAGGAGGAGAGATTAAATCATTTTTATAAAATATTTTTATCCCGGTATAAATAGCATTCGGTTCTGAAGATATTACTTGGCTATACTTGGTTTTTTTTACAACAGGAGCGCCAAAACCATCCATATTTAACACCACTTGCACATTTTTCGATTTTTTCACATTGTCAAAATCAATTACCATTCTCTTTGTGAATCGATGAATGATTAAAACTTTAGGTGGTAGATTAAACTCTTCAACCAAGTTTGATAAATAATCAATAATATAATTGATATCTACAGAAGATATAGAACCTATTACCTTCCCAGGTATATTACCATTGTGCATCATAAACTCAGGATCTATCCCTAAATGAACATTTGGCATTTTTAAATAAGAATGTAGTCTTGTCACCTCGTATCTTAAATCACTCAATCCAGGTTGAATGTCTAAAAATAAAATGGTGTCTTTTTCCATACCAGCGATTGATATTGCATTTTGTATTTGGTATTTGTTCATTCTATTAATGTATTGACCATCGTTACCTGGATAATTACTTGCAACGATGGCGACATAGTGCAAAGCCATTATCGCTGGGGTTGTTGGATCTGCTGCATTCCACTGTGCAGCCTCAGCTTTTAATTTATTCCACATCTGTAAGGGTGAATATTCGCCTAATACGCCCATTTTTCTTGAGTCAAAATTACCATAATAAGCAACGATTCTTCGCTCTGGAAGTATATATTTATCTGAGTCATTAACATTTTCATTTAATTTATTTTTAGGAAAAGGAACCTCATTTGTATTTTCTAAACAATAGCTTTTTGTGTTCGCTTCATAATAGAATAGAGCGACAAATACAATAATATTATACAAACATGTTCTAATCCCCATATTCTTTTTCTTCTCTTTGATAGTGCAAGTGTTCACTGTATTATTGCCAAATCGTTTACTCTCATTATTAATCTTATCCATTGACAGGTTATTTTCGAGTGATAAACGCTTTTCCTCTGTTGCAATAATTTTTTCATTAGTGGCTACATTAAGTGGTTACCTATATTCATCTTTGAGCACTGATTGGTGGATGTCAAGATTTAACGCTTTAATGATATTAATGGAAATGATTTTTTTATTGATAAGGTCAATTTATTGTGCTTTTTTGCTTAATGATTAATTTCATTCTCAAAAACCTAAGTAGATTGTTTTTGGTAGGGAATTTTGTAACTAATTAACCTGAAGGGTTTTTGCTCTTTTTGGTTTTTCTACATAATGCTCTATTTACCATCATTTACTTTTCGACATATCGCGTTGTTAAAATTGATAAAGGGTTGCTGAATTTTATAGCGCAGATACAAGATGATGGAAGCGCTATGGTTATATTTCTCAAGTTAATTAGCCAATGAATAGAACTTTATATAAAAATATTCTCTATATATTAAAAAATTTAAAAATAATAAGCTATTAATTCTTGATGAATAGGATTAACTGCTTAATGTAGCTGTTGATGAAAAATTATGCCAATACTTTAATTTTGCACAAGAAAATAAATATTTCATACAACAGCATTAAATTTGTTGCGCAGTTGTTAAAGTTTTCTATATTTAAAACTTTAAATACAAATTATTTTTTAGGAAATAGTGATGATAAATAAACCTGCTGATCTTTGTTACTCTTATAACAATCAGACCTACAAAGAAGAAAATAAACTACTGCAACAGGAAGATATTAAAATAAAAGATCAATTATTGACTTTAAATAATTTAATAGACATGAATGATGAAATTAAAAACAATAACCTCACAAAAAAGAGAAATATCAGAGATGTGACTTTAGCGAGAAATAAAGCAGATGTAACTGTTAATATGCTAATTGACCTTATGGACACTTCAATTAATAATATAAAACAATTCTATGATATCAAAAAAAGTATCCATTATATTGAATTAAAAGATAAAATAAATGAAATTAACTTTGATATAAAAAAGGATAAGGATTTATATTCAGCTTTATCTAAAATAAGTAACGAATTTGAATTTTTAAAAAAAGATATTCTTAACCAAGAAAAAGATATTGAGATTTATCGCAGCATATTACTGTTAGCTGAGAAGTGTACTAATATTTATCATATTTATATTACAGGTTTTAGTATAGAATCAAACACATTAGAAGAAGTCGTTGATAAAATTAATTCTTTTAAAAATAATATAAATAATTCAATGAGTGAAAAAGAAAAATTATTGTCTGAAATTAATGATTTTATTTCATTAATAGATAAGGAATTTAAAAAAGTTGAAGAACATTATTTGATTCTTGTGGAAAATTATATTGATAAAAAATTATCTAATATAAAAAATCCAAATTTACATTTTAAAAAAGAAGAAATTTATCAAGAGCTAATCGATTCTTTATTAAATCAGAATTTAAGCAATGAAAATGAAGGAAAGACATTGGAAGTTATTAATTTAATTAATAATATCACAAAGTTATTTTATCAAGAAAATAAATTAACTTATAATGGAGTAAATGATCTAATAAATATTTACGTAATATATAATATAATTAAATCTATAAATGATACCGATAAACATGCCTTTGGTGATTTATCAATAAATGATATTATTGATACCGAGTTGATTTATAGTTACATAGATGAAAATGATAAAATAAAATATGATACAACAACTATTTTTGATTGCTTAACAAGATATATTAAAGAAAGCCAATCACCTTTATCAATAAGAAATAAAGTTAATATAAAATACCCAAAAGAATATAAAGTTGAGTTAATTCGCTATTTAGATGAAGAAGCAAAACAATTAAAAAAAGATTTTGACTTAATAAAAACATTGATTTATTAAAAGAAAAAATAGATGCATTAAGAGATGAAATGCCAGACATAGAAAAATATTTAACAATATTTTTATTAAATTTAAGCGAAAAAAATAACATGGCTAATATTGATTTAAAGGATAAAGTAATCTTTATATACAACTCTGATTCTTTTGATCCTGAAGTTAATTCGGCTAGTAAACATTATTATCCTCCAATTGAGATGAAATATACAATAAGGGATATCTTATTAGGAAAAGAAAGAAAGTGGTTATCTGAAAACATACAATATAAGCGTGATGGTAATTATAAAAATGGAATTTTCCCTTTTCAATATACAGAAAAAATAAAAAGTGAAATAAATAATCCTGATATTCAAAATATCTACATCTCCAAAATAGAAAGTTTAAAAAATAATAATGAAATGAAAGAAAAATTTTATATTTTTTTAAAAGATTTATTAACAACTTATAACAAAGAAGAAAAATCTTATTACTTACTCGAAACTAGCCCATTGTTGCTTTTTTTTGCAGATAAAAATAGAGGACCTAGAACAGGAAATGATATTGTTAATGACAAAATTAATCCTAAGGATACACCGATTGACGTCGTTTCAATTTTAACGGGTGAGCGTCTTAAATTTGCTTCTTTTCGTGATATGAAAATGAAAATTGATAATAATACAATGTTAAAAGTATGGTTTAAAAATCATTTTAATAATTACAGCGATCCCAATTTTTCTACTATGAAATTAATTAAAAAAGAACGGGATTACTCTTATTTATATGAAAATATTCTTCAATTTAATATTGAAAAAGCAGATGTATTAGTACGCTCTCCTAATGAGGCATTATTATTTGAATTATTTGAATTATTTGAACGATTCAAAGATATTGCGGTTTATTTTTCTCCGCCAAACATTTTAATTGGGTCAATCACAGGGGTAGCATATCAAAGTATTTTGGCTGCATCGCCTTCTTTTTTTCAGGCAGCTATTAGTGATACATCAGACGAATATTATATTTATTTAAAAGAGGGGATCATTAATATTGTCGCAGAATTACTTGGTGAAGCTCTTTCTGAAGTTACAAGTAAAACATTAGCAAAATCAATAAAACTTTACCTAAAGAATAAATTTATAAAAAAAAGCCTGCATATTAGTGATTCAATAAAAAATTTTTCAAAAAATAATCAATTGCAGCAAAACAGCAAAATATTAAAACTTGAACCTAATGAACTTGAAAATCGTTTTGAGATACAAATGCTGTCTAGGATTAACTCCGATAATCTAACAAATGACATTCCATCATTGGAATATCTTACTCAACTAAAAACTGATGAGACGATTAATAAAAAAATCACAAGTCCGATCGGACAATGCGAATCATTAATGGAACCTGTAGCAAATTTTATGATTAATCACGATATGACAAACATTAAATACCGAGGGATTTATATTTGGGATGATGCAACTGATGAAATGCCGTTAAATCATTTTGTTGTTTTAGGCAAAAAAAACGATAAAAACTATGTATTTGATTTGACTGCCCATCAGTTTTCAAATGAGGGAATGCCTAGTCTAAATGCACCTCTTATTTTAGAGGAAACCGAATGGGAAAAAAGATACGTCTCTGCAGCAACCAATAGATTAATTAAATACAAAGATTTTAACAATGCAAGTAGAGCTTCAGATGTCTATAACGCCTATCCAGGGCATGCTCCTAATGAGATTATTGATGGTGAAAAAATACTAATCACCCCACCTTGGTATAGGATGATAGTAAAAAAAGATATTAATCAAAATGATTTAATAGAATTACCAGACAATGATTCAAATACTACCCCGACAATACGCGATCAAATATTTCAAATAGCAACAACAGATTTGCAAATTAAGGATAATTTTACTTTTACTGCTGAAATATTACAGCATAGCGGCCTAATTAATGAGGCGCAAAAAACAAAATTAATTGATAGATTAAAGAATATATCTCAACAAGCAGGATCAAGCAGATATGAACAACTCAATGAACTAATTGAACAAGCTCATCAAATTACAACAATCGATCAACTTTTACAGCTTAAAAAAGGAGAATTGGTTGTTTTTAGCGATAATGATCCTGAATTAGTCGTTAAAAATAAACCACTGGTGCATACAATGGTTAGCCTTGGTAATGGTCGTTTTGCCACTATGGCAAGTAATGAGTTAGATCCTAGTTTAGATGATGGAATGCAATTTCTTATGGCGGAGCAACTCATTCCTCTTATTACAGGAAAAACATTAAAATTATTAAATTCATTAACTATACCAAAATTTTTTGTCTACGCCGGTTATCCAAAAAATTCATCAGAACAATATCCCTCGTTATTAACGACTGTTTATAAATTTTTAGCAGAAGGGGAAAAAATAAAAAACTCATCTACCTTTATTTCGCTTATTTTACAAAAATCTGGCGAGTTATCCCCTGAACAAGCTGTAATTTTTAGTGACACAATCCAAACATTGCGCCACTCTGACAGTTCTAAAATAACATTGAATGATGTTATTACAAATGAAGAAAAAATTAGTGATGTTAATCAATTGACTGCATTATCATCAGGTACTTTGGTTATTTTTCACAAAACAGATTATCAAGTTAGCGATATAATGATGAGTATTGGAAAAAAAGGTTTCATTACGCTATTTTCTGAACGTTTGGAAAAAACGTCTAAATATAATAATGAACTGATTTCTCCCAGCCAATTTAATAATGTTTTTAATAACAAATCTGATGATCAGCAGGTAACTGTTGGACAAATCAATCTAAAATCGATGCGGCAAAGCGCTTTATTAGGTAAAGGTTCTGTGTTTACGGTAGATGGCAATAAATTACTTATTAAGGCGCAAGGTGCACCATCGATCGTTAATGATATAGATGCATTAGAGCTGGCCAATGTTATTAAAGGATTATCAATGCAGGAAACGAACCCGATTGATTTACAAAAAATAGATACGATAGAGTTACAATCTTGTTTTAGTGCCTTTGGTAGCCAGTCTTTAGGACAAAAATTAGCTAATATATTCGACAAAAAAGTAATCGCTTATCCTTTTTCAATGATCAAAACGTTTGAGGATCCTAAACAAGAATGGATGACAAAACCTAAAATATATGAACCGAATAAGTTAGTTTTAACTGATGAACAGCATATAAAAAATAATAAATTTTACAATGATTTAGCAGGATTATATCAAAACCAAAAAATCATTTCTATCAAAGCAGAAAGGCAACTAAATTTACCTAAACCTGAATATTTGTTAATACAATTGATCTATGACTCGGCGAGATTGATATTAAAGAAAATCAATGAAGAGGATTTTTTAGAATTACATCCAGAATATATTTCTCATGATGGAAGAATATATCCTCAAGCACTTATGGAGCTAAAATCTTTAATAAGGTCATTTACTTCCCAAGAGATGACTCAACAAAATTTTATTGAGTTAATAATAGAAATTCTTTCATTAAGTCATTCTTCGTTTGATTTATTAAATCAACTACTGTCAAAAGAGGAACATTAGTAAAAACAAGGATAATTTACTGATTGTATACATAGTTAAATGTGCTGGTAACAGGACTAATTAAAATGATAACTCAGACTTTATTTATTTCGTTATATCAAATAATAGTCTGAGTTTTTTATATTCGATAAGTAGAGGTGGCTTTTCAATAGCTATTCTTGCTAATTTTATTTTGTTGGTATTTTTTCAATAACTTAATAGTTTGATAATTGAATGCTGAAAACAATTTTGACGCTATTAAAAATATTTTAACCCCTAATATGAAAATTACTTAATTTTTCTATTTTTGGCGAATTGAGTGATATTTAAAAATAAGCATGAATGTGGTGGTGAATTTGTAAAAATAAAGTAATGTTATAAACTCTTATAGTTTGTTAAAGAAATTAACATATAAAATAGGAGGGGGTATGGGGGGAAGTTATACGCATATTAGGATAAATTACAATAATTCCAATCAATCGGTTACTCGGCATACATTACCTACTTCAGACCAAGTCTCTACCGTTAATTTTTCTGATAGGTCAACCCCATTACCCGCTACAGAGACTACAACAACATTGCCGACTTCGCATAACACAACCACATCGCTGACTTCGCATAGCACAACGACGTTACCAACTTCCCATGTAACGATTAAGAGGCCTGGCGTAGATTTAAATTATGAGGTAATACATACGACACCGACATCATCGCAGCCAGCTGTGACCTCAACGATGTCACCAACTACGCAGCCTGTAACGACGTCGCCAACTACGCAGCCTGCAATGACAACGCCAACTTCACATGTAAAAATTAAGATACCGGGTTCAAATGTCGATTTAGACTATACGTTAATAATAGATAGAACACCGACTTCATCGCAGCCAGTAGTAACGCCACACGAAGCATCATTTATACCTCGTTCACAAGCATCAAAGCAAATTGTCGAGCTAATGAATGATTATGCCAGAGGAGGTTATAGTTATGGGGTTAACAATAAACCTTCTTATGATATTACTAAAGCCGCAGAACAAATATCTCGAGCAAATTCAACCTGGAATGGTAAAAATATTCTTGGTCGACCTGCTGACATAACTTATACTTTTTATGATTGGTCGCAAGCGAATTCGCCTGGTTCCAATCAGATGGTTGGCCTTAGTGAACAACAACAGCAGCATATATTGCTGGCATTAGATTCTTGGGCTGATGTCGCTAATATCACTTTTAACCTTAAATCATCACTTAATGGCCGAGCAGATCTTGATTTTGGTAATTTTAACAGACCGAAAGGTCAAGCTTTTGCTTATTTACCCAATTCTGGCGCTCTGTCTGGTGAATGCTGGTTTAATGTTCAGAATCATTCAGAAAATTTATATCCAACGAATGGCAATTATGGCCGGCATACTTATGTTCATGAGATTGGTCATGCATTAGGTTTATCTCATCCTGGTGAATATAATGCACAGGAGGGTGTTAGATTAGATTATTTGTTTGATGCGCGTTATAAGGAAGATTCTCGCCAATTTAGTGTAATGAGTTATTGGCGTGAAGATGTTACCGGTGCCTATTTTCAAGGGTTTTATGCAGCGGCTCCATTGCTAGATGATATCAGTGCTATACAACGGTTGTATGGGCCGAATATGAATACTCGCACTGGAGATACAACTTATGGTTTTAATTCTAATACGGGCAAAGATTACTATTTAACCGATGATGCCCGTATTGAGCTGATATGCTGCATATGGGATGCGGGAGGTAATGATACTTTAGATCTTTCCGGCTATTTTCAAAGGCAACGAATAAATTTGAACGAGGGTGCATTTTCTGATGTTGGTGGTTTAAAGGCTAATGTTTCAATCGCTAAGGGAACCGTTATTGAAAATGTTATCGGCGGTTATGGCAATGATACTATTGTCGGTAATGATGCAGCTAATAATATTAAAGGCGGAGCGGGCAATGATACTATTTATGGGGGACTTGGTGCAGATAGACTTTGGGGTGATGGCGTAAATCCGCAATCGATTCGGTTTACTCAGGCCATGCAAAGTATTGGCGCAGAGAAGTTTGATTTTGATACTTTAAGTCCAGAACAGTGGCAATCTATTGAACAGGAGATAACTGCATTTGATTCAGCCACTGCCGATGGAATAATAGAATTAGAAGCTGACCAATCAGCCACTCAACAACAAGCAACTAGGCAGCAAATAACCGATTGGAAAACCGCTGTTGCCTATCATGAAATTATTGAAGAAGATCGCTTTATTTATTTTTCTGCTAAAGAATCAACACCTTCAGCTTGTGACATGATTATAGGATTTCAGGCTGGAATTGATAAAATAGATCTCTCTGCTATGAAAATTAGCAATAAGGCACAAAATACAAATAAAGACTATGTTGTTGAACAGTTCAGTCATAAGATTGGAAAAGTTGAGGTAAAGCATTATTCTGATAATGGACATCGTATTCTTATCAGAGGGGATAGTTATTCGGAAGGGGATTTTATGCTAGACATTTTTGGTTCTTTTAATCCAGATACCGATATTATTTTATGGTAGTTATATTAGCTGTCTATAATCTGGCAAGTTAAAAAAGATTTTTAAATTAATAATATTACTATTATTAACAAGATTAAATGATTAGTATGAATTTTATGTTTGTAAATCGGTGATATTGAATGCATCTATTTTGCTCATGAGATTAATTTATTTCTGCTTAAGAGGCATTAAGTTAGTAAAATCGAATAGATTTTTATTTGCTTTGTTATTACTTATATAAAAAAAGTAAAATAAATTTTCTAATAACTCTTTGTTTTAAAAAGTATAAATCTGAATTTTTATTTCTCTGTTAATTCAATATTTATCTAATAATTTATCATTATTGATGAGAATATTATAAATATAATGCTATTTATGTCGCGTCTAATCCCAACTTTGGCTCTTGGTAAAGATATTGTCGAATAGACTATTTTGTAAATTATTTTTGATGTAACAAATCTAGAACCTATTTTAATAATCATGTCACGGTATTAATTTCAAATTATGATAAATTTCAGGTGATCAATCTAACTAGGTTAAAAAAAGAGGCCAGATGTACTGGCCTTATCAGGTTAGAAGGAAGTGTAAAAACAATATTATTTTTATTTTTAATGGTTCTGGTTACAATTAATTTTTAACAATATTTCTTTTATTGCATCAAACTAATTAAATTTTATTGTTTTGGTGGTTGGGTATTTTGTTGCATGCTAGCTGCTTTTTCTTTCGCGCTTTCGCTTAGTGCGTTTGCTTTATTTGTTATATCCTCTTTAGCCGCTGCTGCTTTATTTGTTATATCCTCTTTCGCTGCTGCTGCTTTATCAGATAATGTCTGTACTTCAGAATTAAACCCTTCTTTAACTTGAGTTGCTTTCTCTTTTGCTTGATTTGTGACTTCAGTCGCTTTATCTGAAATATTTTGTTGTAACTCTGATGTTTTTTGTTGAGTTGTTTCTTTTAATTGATCCGCTTTTGTCGATAGTTTATCAGCTTCTTCAGCAGCTTTATTTTTTATATCGGTCGCAGCTTCTTTTGCATCATCAACCACTTGTTTCGCTTTTTCTGTACCAGCCTGTTTTATTTGTTCAGCGCTCTCCTTGGTTTGTTGGATGGCATCGTCAACTTTAGGCGATTCATCACAACCAGTAACAACAGTTATTATACCCGCCAAGATGAGCATACTTAGAATTTTTTTGTTCATTAATAGGTTCCTTTCTCTATATTCATGGAAGATCATAAATAAGTCTATAATCAATAAAAAACTTTAACATTATAGATACATCTATTGGATAAAGACATAAGACAGGGTATGAGATTTTAACAATATAACAACTTGATGGGTATAACTCTGTAGCTTATGTCCATTATTCATTAAGCATAGATGAGAATTAAAGGAATGAAAAAAAATTAGCATAAGTAATTGTGCTAAAAATGATAATGGATAACCCTTTCTCGAGTGGGATCATTTAATATTTAAAATCAATAAATTGGATTGTATCTTAAATCAATAAGGCGCGCCGATCGGCGCACCTTGGTTCTATTTAGTTGGAATATTATCTGCTATTAAGATTTCATACTGATTTTATCCGTAAAAAAATTGTCAGATTTTTCTTTTGGTGTGCCTCGGCAACCGTCACCATAGTGTTCACCTTCCCAACGACCAACAAGCGCTGCTCCCATGGCATTACTCATGACATTGGTTGCTGAACGTCCCATATCTAAGAAAGGATCAATACCCATTAATAAAATTAAGCCAGCTTCTGGAATATTAAATTGGGTTAGTGTCGCTGCAATAACGACCAACGATGCTCGTGGTATACCGGCCATACCTTTAGATGTCAGCATTAAAATCAACAACATTGTGATTTGTTCACCCATACTTAAATGAATATTACATGCTTGACCGATAAAGATAACTGCAAATGAGCAATAAG from Arsenophonus sp. aPb includes these protein-coding regions:
- a CDS encoding M10 family metallopeptidase C-terminal domain-containing protein, with product MGGSYTHIRINYNNSNQSVTRHTLPTSDQVSTVNFSDRSTPLPATETTTTLPTSHNTTTSLTSHSTTTLPTSHVTIKRPGVDLNYEVIHTTPTSSQPAVTSTMSPTTQPVTTSPTTQPAMTTPTSHVKIKIPGSNVDLDYTLIIDRTPTSSQPVVTPHEASFIPRSQASKQIVELMNDYARGGYSYGVNNKPSYDITKAAEQISRANSTWNGKNILGRPADITYTFYDWSQANSPGSNQMVGLSEQQQQHILLALDSWADVANITFNLKSSLNGRADLDFGNFNRPKGQAFAYLPNSGALSGECWFNVQNHSENLYPTNGNYGRHTYVHEIGHALGLSHPGEYNAQEGVRLDYLFDARYKEDSRQFSVMSYWREDVTGAYFQGFYAAAPLLDDISAIQRLYGPNMNTRTGDTTYGFNSNTGKDYYLTDDARIELICCIWDAGGNDTLDLSGYFQRQRINLNEGAFSDVGGLKANVSIAKGTVIENVIGGYGNDTIVGNDAANNIKGGAGNDTIYGGLGADRLWGDGVNPQSIRFTQAMQSIGAEKFDFDTLSPEQWQSIEQEITAFDSATADGIIELEADQSATQQQATRQQITDWKTAVAYHEIIEEDRFIYFSAKESTPSACDMIIGFQAGIDKIDLSAMKISNKAQNTNKDYVVEQFSHKIGKVEVKHYSDNGHRILIRGDSYSEGDFMLDIFGSFNPDTDIILW